TGCCGCAGCGGACCGGTATACGTCGAGTGGTGTACGGTCCACAGACTGCTAATTTGTGTTCGGAGAGTGTGATCACCATCACCCTATGGTGAGGGGCACGAGGTGTTCCACCAGCGGAACCCCCGGGCACCCGCCGACGCGGAGTCCTCGGGCTAGACTTTCGCGCCGTGGGCCGAAGTGCCGCTTTCTTCGATCTGGACAAGACCGTCATCGCCAAGTCGAGCGCCTTGGCATTCGGACGGCCGTTCTACCGGGATGGGCTGATCACCCGGCGGGACGTGGTGAAGTCGGCGTACGCGCAGCTGATGTTCCGGCTGGGCGGCACCGACGAGCAGACCATGGCCCGCACCCGGGACTACCTGGCCACGCTCTGCAAGGGCTGGCAGGTGGAACAGGTCCGCCAGATCGTCGCGGAGACGCTGCACGAGCTGATCAACCCCTACGTGTACGCCGAGGCCGCCGCCCTGATCGAGGAGCACCAGGCGGCCGGCCGGGACGTGGTGCTGGTCTCCGCCTCCGGTGACGAGATGGTCCGCCCGATCGGCGCGCTGCTCGGCGTCACGGACGTGATCGCCACCCGGATGGCGGTCGAGGACGGGCGCTACAGCGGCGAGGTCGAGTTCTATGCGGCCGGCCCGAGCAAGGTCGACGCGGTCGGCGAGCTGGCCACCGCGCGCGGCTACGACCTGGCCGACTCGTACGCCTACTCCGACTCGTACAGCGACCGGCCGCTGCTGGAGTGCGTCGGCCACCCCACCGTGGTCAACCCGGACCGCGCTCTGCGCAAGCTGGCCGTGGAGAACTCCTGGCCGGTGCTGGAGTTCCGGCACCCGATCCCGCTGGGCCGACGGCTGCGGGAGCGCCCCGCGGTGCCGGTGGCCGCCGCGGCGCTCGGGGTCGGCGTCGGCGTGGCCATCGGCATCGCCTGGTACGGCCGCCACCGCCGTACCCGCGCGGCCACCCCCGCCGTCACCGCCTGACCGCCGCCGGGCACCGACCGGCGGGAGGGGTCAGGAGGCGGCGGCGAGCACCTCGTCGCCGATCAGGCCGATCTGGTCGGCGCCCACCTCGACGGCCGCCATGTAGTGGCGCAGCCAGGAGCGCAGCCCGTCGGGTGTGCCGGTGGCGAAGGCACCGGCCGCGCCGACGTACTCCGGTTCCCGCTCCCGGTGCCCGACGTCCACGGCGACCAGCCCGCGCGGGTCGAAGCCGGTGGAGATCAGCACCAGCCGGGCGGCGGCCCGGGCCACCACCCCGGACGGCCCGGCGAACGGGCGCAGGTTCAGCAGCTCGCCGTGCACCACGGCGGCCAGCACCAGCGGGGAGACCTTCGTGCCGCCGGCCACCAGGCCGGCCAGCCCGTCGAGGCGCGCGGCGACCACCGGGTCGGCCACCGGCCGGCCGAGTTCGGCCTCGCTCACCACGTCCCGGGCGGCGAGCACGTGCAGCCGGGCGAGGGCCTGCCGGGGGGCCTTCGGCCAGAGTTCGCTCAGTCCGGGCAGCGCCCCGGCGACCCGCAGCGCGCCCTGGAGCACCGGGTCGGTGACGGTGCCGGAGCGGACCGCCTCGCGCTCGTGGACGTGCCCCTCCAGCGCGGCGCTGGCCACCGCGGAGCGGAGGCTGACCTCGGCCGCGACCTGGCCGCCGTGCCGCCGCAGGGCGCGGTGCCGGTGGGCCTGGTCGACCTGGTCGCGGGCCCGCTCGACGGCGGGCGCGATGTCGGCGAGCGCGAGCAGCGGGGCGAGCGGATCGGCGGTCACCCCGTCACGCTATCCACCCGGCCACCCCGCCCGACCCCCACCCGCCCGCAACGCGACCCGAACCACGTCCACCGCGCGGGGGCGGCGGTCCGGCGGCGAAAAGGCAGCCGTCCTTACTACTGGGCGCGCGCTGCCGGCCGCTGGGCGCGACGGCGGTCCCCGGGCGGTCGCGGCGCGGGTACGGCCCGACTAACCTCAGCCGGGTAGGAGACGCAGGTCACGCGACGAAGGAGTTCCCGCATGAGCGAGGCATTGGCCAACTTGTTGAACGAGACGCGCCAGTTCCCGCCGCCGGCCGAACTCGCCGCGAACGCCAACGTCACCGCCGACTCGTACGCCGAGGCGGCCGAGGACCGGCTGGGCTTCTGGGCGCGCCAGGCCGAGCGGCTGACCTGGGCGAAGCAGTGGGACGAGGTGCTGGACTGGTCGCACCCGCCGTTCGCGAAGTGGTTCGTCGGCGGGCAGTTGAACGTGGCGTACAACTGCCTGGACCGGCACGTCGAGGCGGGCCGGGGCGACCGGGTGGCGATCCACTGGGAGGGCGAGCCGGGCGACACCCGCACCCTGACCTACGCCGACCTGCACCGGCTCACCTGTCAGGCGGCGAACGCCCTGACCGAGCTGGGTGTCGAGGCCGGTGACCGGGTGGCGATCTATCTGCCGATGATCCCGGAGGCGGCGGTGGCGATGCTCGCCTGCGCGCGGGTCGGCGCCACGCACAGCGTCGTCTTCGGCGGCTTCTCGGCCGACGCGTTGACCAACCGGATCCAGGACGCCAGCGCCAAGGTGGTGATCACCGCGGACGGCGGTTACCGCCGGGGCAAGCCGTCGGCGTTGAAGCCGACGGTGGACGAGGCGGTGGCGAACTGTCCGTCGGTGGAGCACGTGCTGGTGGTCCGGCGTACCGGTGAGGAGGTCGCCTGGTCGGCGAAGGACCGCTGGTGGCACGAGACGGTGGAGACGGCCGCGCCGGAGCACACCGCGCAGCCGTTCGACGCGGAGCACCCGCTCTTCATCCTCTACACCAGCGGCACGACGGCCCGCCCGAAGGGCATCCTGCACACCACCGGCGGCTACCTGACCCAGGCGTCCTGGACGACGCACGCGGTCTTCGACCTGAAGCCGGAGACGGACGTCTACTGGTGCACGGCCGACATCGGCTGGGTGACCGGGCACTCCTACATCGTGTACGGCCCGCTCTCCAACGGCGCCACCCAGGTGATGTACGAGGGCACCCCGGACACCCCGCACAAGGGCCGGTTCTGGGAGATCGTCGACAAGTACAAGGTCAGCATCCTGTACACCGCGCCGACGCTGATCCGCACCATGATGAAGTGGGGCGAGGAGATCCCCGCCGGGTTCGACCTCAGCTCGCTGCGCCTGCTGGGCAGCGTCGGTGAGCCGATCAACCCGGAGGCGTGGATGTGGTACAGGCAGCACGTCGGCAAGGGTGCGCTGCCGATCGTGGACACCTGGTGGCAGACCGAGACCGGCGCGATCATGATCTCGCCGCTGCCGGGGGTCACCGAGACCAAGCCCGGCTCGGCGATGACCCCGCTGCCCGGGGTGGTCGCCGACGTGGTGGACGACCAGGGCCAGTCGGTGCCGAACGGTGGCGGTGGCTACCTGGTGCTGCGCGAGC
This genomic interval from Micromonospora sp. CCTCC AA 2012012 contains the following:
- a CDS encoding HAD family hydrolase is translated as MGRSAAFFDLDKTVIAKSSALAFGRPFYRDGLITRRDVVKSAYAQLMFRLGGTDEQTMARTRDYLATLCKGWQVEQVRQIVAETLHELINPYVYAEAAALIEEHQAAGRDVVLVSASGDEMVRPIGALLGVTDVIATRMAVEDGRYSGEVEFYAAGPSKVDAVGELATARGYDLADSYAYSDSYSDRPLLECVGHPTVVNPDRALRKLAVENSWPVLEFRHPIPLGRRLRERPAVPVAAAALGVGVGVAIGIAWYGRHRRTRAATPAVTA
- a CDS encoding Fic family protein codes for the protein MTADPLAPLLALADIAPAVERARDQVDQAHRHRALRRHGGQVAAEVSLRSAVASAALEGHVHEREAVRSGTVTDPVLQGALRVAGALPGLSELWPKAPRQALARLHVLAARDVVSEAELGRPVADPVVAARLDGLAGLVAGGTKVSPLVLAAVVHGELLNLRPFAGPSGVVARAAARLVLISTGFDPRGLVAVDVGHREREPEYVGAAGAFATGTPDGLRSWLRHYMAAVEVGADQIGLIGDEVLAAAS
- the acs gene encoding acetate--CoA ligase, coding for MSEALANLLNETRQFPPPAELAANANVTADSYAEAAEDRLGFWARQAERLTWAKQWDEVLDWSHPPFAKWFVGGQLNVAYNCLDRHVEAGRGDRVAIHWEGEPGDTRTLTYADLHRLTCQAANALTELGVEAGDRVAIYLPMIPEAAVAMLACARVGATHSVVFGGFSADALTNRIQDASAKVVITADGGYRRGKPSALKPTVDEAVANCPSVEHVLVVRRTGEEVAWSAKDRWWHETVETAAPEHTAQPFDAEHPLFILYTSGTTARPKGILHTTGGYLTQASWTTHAVFDLKPETDVYWCTADIGWVTGHSYIVYGPLSNGATQVMYEGTPDTPHKGRFWEIVDKYKVSILYTAPTLIRTMMKWGEEIPAGFDLSSLRLLGSVGEPINPEAWMWYRQHVGKGALPIVDTWWQTETGAIMISPLPGVTETKPGSAMTPLPGVVADVVDDQGQSVPNGGGGYLVLREPWPSMLRTIWGDDSRFIETYWSRFEGMYFAGDGAKKDDDGHIWLLGRVDDVMLVSGHNISTTEVESALVSHPSVAEAAVVGATDPTTGQAIVAFAIPRGTTDVTGEAGEKLIAELRNHVARTLGPIAKPRQIMLVPELPKTRSGKIMRRLLRDVAENRSLGDVTTLQDSSVMDLISSGMGGGKSDED